The following proteins come from a genomic window of Nicotiana sylvestris unplaced genomic scaffold, ASM39365v2 Un00017, whole genome shotgun sequence:
- the LOC104230734 gene encoding uncharacterized protein: MTQSDPAFWQIESSLNCPRMSPVVEAVGRGKLCVMGGNHCTCHDRPKCGEIYDIKDKTWKYLDDDFDAFAPYDPFSEVAISVEKDEPTQIVFYSLLKGCIMFFDPTKGTISKLIEDQKDFALRSHSWDPSPEGLGDKAKIRPLVRASNNLNAVFTNDTFYWFTFDMYMYAYHVSAKRWFQSPCLIDQFPSLSSHDHPPPSPILVGLPQDGKFVVFLPEEPEPGLMMMACLKVERNLQSLQVLVELIQPLSLEETDFLPFEGKAMLKNTGSTSMHG, encoded by the exons ATGACACAATCTGATCCTGCCTTTTGGCAGATCGAATCTTCCCTGAATTGTCCCCGTATGTCGCCCGTCGTCGAAGCTGTTGGTAGGGGAAAACTATGTGTTATGGGCGGAAATCACTGCACATGTCATGATCGTCCCAAATGTGGTGAAATTTATGATATCAAGGACAAAACTTGGAAGTACCTTGATGATGATTTTGATGCTTTTGCTCCCTATGATCCTTTCTCTGAAGTTGCTATTTCTGTGGAAAAAGATGAGCCTACGCAAATTGTGTTTTATTCCTTGTTAAAGGGTTGTATCATGTTTTTCGATCCAACTAAGGGTACTATATCCAAGTTAATCGAAGACCAGAAGGACTTTGCTTTGCGGAGTCATTCTTGGGATCCTTCTCCAGAAGGTCTTGGTGATAAGGCTAAAATTCGTCCACTAGTGCGTGCGTCCAATAATCTAAATGCAGTGTTCACTAACGATACATTCTATTGGTTCACCTTTGACATGTACATGTATGCATATCATGTTAGTGCTAAAAGATGGTTTCAATCGCCATGTCTTATAGATCAATTTCCCTCACTGTCTTCTCACGATCACCCTCCACCATCCCCCATTTTGGTTGGCCTCCCGCAAGATGGGAAATTCGTGGTGTTTCTTCCTGAAGAGCCTGAGCCTGGATTAATGATGATGGCCTGCCTCAAAGTGGAGAGAAACCTACAATCCTTACAAGTGTTGGTGGAGTTAATTCAACCTTTATCCTTGGAGGAGACAGATTTTTTGCCCTTTGAGGGGAAGGCAAT GTTGAAGAATACTGGGTCAACTAGCATGCACGGATGA
- the LOC104230732 gene encoding uncharacterized protein: MDEEGLRERGSPVVVYLHGLDEEFDWWYCIDVPVTKDPLLTKDDDNSGQPIILPIKKISPVAKLNPVIYGSAGNWAVIGDDIYYAGGYLPDGLSGSIPSEKLVKHSMTQSDPAFWQIESSLNCPRMSPVVAAVGREKLCVVGGNHCTCHDRPKCGEIYDIKDKTWKYLDDDFDAFAPYDPYSEVAISVEKDEPTQIVFYSLLKGCIMFFDPTKGTISKLIEDQKDFALWSHSWDPSPEGLGDKAKIRPLGRASNNLNAVFTNDTFYWFTFDMYMYAYHVSAKTWFQSPCLIDQFTSLSYHGRPPPSPILVGLPQDGKFVVFLPEEPEPGLMMMACLKVERNLQSLQVLVELIQPLSLEETYFLPFEGKAMYTTDTLSM; this comes from the exons ATGGATGAAGAGGGTTTGAGAGAGAGGGGGTCTCCAGTTGTTGTCTATCTCCACGGGCTAGATGAAGAGTTTGATTGGTGGTATTGCATCGATGTGCCGGTGACAAAGGATCCGTTGTTGACAAAGGATGATGATAATTCAGGCCAACCGATAATCCTCCCTATAAAAAAGATTTCTCCGGTTGCGAAGCTCAATCCGGTTATTTATGGAAGTGCAGGAAATTGGGCTGTTATTGGTGACGACATCTACTACGCTGGTGGATATTTGCCTGATGGTCTTTCTGGGTCTATCCCTAGTGAAAAATTGGTTAAGCATAGCATGACACAATCTGATCCTGCCTTTTGGCAGATCGAATCTTCTCTGAATTGTCCCCGTATGTCGCCCGTCGTCGCAGCTGTTGGTAGGGAAAAACTATGTGTTGTGGGCGGAAATCACTGCACATGTCATGATCGTCCCAAATGTGGTGAAATTTACGATATCAAGGACAAAACTTGGAAGTACCTTGATGATGATTTCGATGCTTTTGCTCCCTATGATCCTTACTCTGAAGTTGCTATTTCTGTGGAAAAAGATGAGCCTACGCAAATTGTGTTTTATTCCTTGTTAAAGGGTTGTATCATGTTTTTCGATCCAACTAAGGGTACTATATCCAAGTTAATCGAAGACCAGAAGGACTTTGCTTTGTGGAGTCATTCTTGGGATCCTTCTCCAGAAGGTCTTGGTGATAAGGCTAAAATTCGTCCACTAGGGCGTGCGTCCAATAATCTAAACGCAGTGTTCACTAACGATACATTCTATTGGTTCACCTTTGACATGTACATGTATGCATATCATGTTAGTGCTAAAACATGGTTTCAATCGCCATGTCTTATAGATCAATTTACCTCACTGTCTTATCACGGTCGCCCTCCACCATCCCCCATTTTGGTTGGCCTCCCGCAAGATGGGAAATTCGTGGTGTTTCTTCCTGAAGAGCCTGAGCCTGGATTAATGATGATGGCCTGCCTCAAAGTGGAGAGAAACCTACAATCTTTACAAGTGTTGGTGGAGTTAATTCAGCCTTTATCCTTGGAGGAGACATATTTTTTGCCCTTTGAGGGGAAGGCAAT gtacacgactgatacactgtcaatgtaa